Part of the Sporosarcina sp. FSL K6-2383 genome is shown below.
GGAAATCAACCTCGTTAGGATTTTGTAGCCATATAAAATTGACTTACTTGAATACCTTAATAGAAGAGAGGAGTTCGGACAATGCAACAGGAAGAACGGCTCCGAATTTGGATTGAGCAGGGGAATGTTACTATTCCCCAGCTTTTTTTTCAGTACTATAAAAGCTTAGGCATTAAGGACTTAGATGCCATGCTAATCATGCATATGACAGCCTATACCACTGCGGGGAATCATTTTCCTACACCAATGGATTTTGCGAGCCGGATGCAGATGACGGAGAATGAAGTTTCTATGATTTTACAACGACTAATGCAGCATGGCTTTTTACAAATTAGTCAAACTGAAGATCATAACGGTGTCTTGCATGAGGCATTTTCTTTGCAGCCTTTATGGAACCGTCTGCTTGAACATATTGCAAATACGGCCAATAAAGCGGAAAAAGAAAGCCAGAAAAATGCGGAAGGGGAAATCTTTTCGCTATTTGAACAAGAATTTGGACGACTTCTATCGCCAATGGAATGTGAATCCATTACGATGTGGTTAGATGACGATGGGCATAGTGTTGATATTATTCGTGCGGCATTGAAAGAAGCAGTTCTCGCACAGAAAATCAGTCTTCGCTATATTGATCGTATTCTATTCGAATGGAAAAAGAAAAATGTCAGGACCCTGTCTGATGTGGAACGTCAAACAAAGTCGTTTAGGACTGTTGGTATTCGTCCAGCAGAACAGCAACAACAAAAGACTGTTTCAGTCAAACGTGTCCCTTTCTATAATTGGTTGGAAGAACGAGATTAGGGGGGAGAACATGCTTACAAAAAAACAATGGGAAGTGTGTCTTGAGCAATTTGGCATCATGTTCCCAGATGCACATTGTGAATTGGTCCATGCTAATCCTTTTGAGTTAACGATTGCTACGCTACTATCAGCGCAATGTACAGATGTGCTTGTCAATCGTGTAACAGCTGATTTATTTCAAAAATATAAAACACCAGAGGATTATTTGGCGGTAGATATTGAAGAGCTACAGTCAGATATTCGTTCAATTGGTTTATTCCGCAATAAAGCGAAAAATATTCAAGCCCTAAGTCAAATGCTAATCGATCAATTTGATGGGGAAGTACCCGCCAATCGAGATGTTATGATGACATTACCAGGTGTCGGTCGTAAGACAGCGAACGTTGTCGTATCCAATGCCTTCGGTATACCGGCTATTGCTATAGATACCCATTTAGAACGCGTAGCGAAGCGTCTCGGCATGAATAGATGGAAGGATTCCGTGTTAGCTGTTGAGGAAAAAATAATGCGATGGACACCGATGGATAGATGGACGGATACACATCACCAAATCATTTTTTTCGGAAGATACCATTGTAAGGCGCAAAACCCTGGATG
Proteins encoded:
- the nth gene encoding endonuclease III, giving the protein MLTKKQWEVCLEQFGIMFPDAHCELVHANPFELTIATLLSAQCTDVLVNRVTADLFQKYKTPEDYLAVDIEELQSDIRSIGLFRNKAKNIQALSQMLIDQFDGEVPANRDVMMTLPGVGRKTANVVVSNAFGIPAIAIDTHLERVAKRLGMNRWKDSVLAVEEKIMRWTPMDRWTDTHHQIIFFGRYHCKAQNPGCNVCPLLPLCREGKKRMKADAK
- a CDS encoding DnaD domain-containing protein codes for the protein MQQEERLRIWIEQGNVTIPQLFFQYYKSLGIKDLDAMLIMHMTAYTTAGNHFPTPMDFASRMQMTENEVSMILQRLMQHGFLQISQTEDHNGVLHEAFSLQPLWNRLLEHIANTANKAEKESQKNAEGEIFSLFEQEFGRLLSPMECESITMWLDDDGHSVDIIRAALKEAVLAQKISLRYIDRILFEWKKKNVRTLSDVERQTKSFRTVGIRPAEQQQQKTVSVKRVPFYNWLEERD